Proteins from a genomic interval of Anaerolineales bacterium:
- a CDS encoding LUD domain-containing protein → MSAHFRQAVRRALANPVLQEALDNNAQRRKAGARQANASLPEVEAVRQQARNIRLEVLDDWDSLLARFAAACETNGLQVLRASSAEEACEHVLRIARLHGVRLIAKSKSMVSEEIALNPALEHAGLQVVETDLGEYILQLRGEPPAHIITPALHLRRQEVGRTFSEHLGVPYTDDVSTMTAVARRTLRQVFLTADMGISGVNMAAADTGTLCLVTNEGNGRMVTTLPRVHVAL, encoded by the coding sequence ATGAGCGCCCACTTCCGCCAGGCCGTTCGCAGGGCACTCGCCAATCCTGTGCTCCAAGAGGCGCTGGACAACAATGCCCAACGTCGCAAGGCAGGGGCGCGACAAGCCAACGCGAGCCTTCCCGAGGTTGAGGCCGTCCGCCAGCAGGCCCGCAACATTCGCCTCGAAGTCCTTGACGACTGGGATTCCCTGCTGGCAAGGTTCGCCGCCGCCTGTGAGACCAATGGGCTGCAAGTCCTCCGGGCGTCGTCAGCCGAGGAAGCCTGCGAGCACGTTCTGCGCATCGCCCGCCTGCATGGCGTTCGCCTGATCGCCAAGTCGAAGTCCATGGTGAGCGAGGAGATTGCACTCAACCCGGCTCTAGAACACGCCGGGCTGCAGGTGGTTGAGACCGACCTGGGTGAATACATCCTCCAACTCCGCGGGGAACCTCCGGCCCATATCATCACCCCAGCGCTGCACCTGCGCCGGCAAGAAGTCGGCCGCACCTTCTCGGAGCACCTGGGCGTGCCCTATACGGATGACGTCTCGACCATGACAGCCGTGGCGCGACGCACACTGCGCCAGGTCTTCCTCACCGCCGATATGGGCATTTCCGGCGTCAACATGGCGGCAGCCGATACCGGGACGCTGTGCCTGGTGACCAATGAGGGCAACGGCCGCATGGTCACGACCCTCCCCCGCGTGCACGTGGCCCTG